From the genome of Perca fluviatilis chromosome 1, GENO_Pfluv_1.0, whole genome shotgun sequence, one region includes:
- the map2k7 gene encoding dual specificity mitogen-activated protein kinase kinase 7 isoform X3 — protein MSSLEQRLSRIEEKLKQENEDARRRIDLNIDMSPQRPRPRPIIVIQLSPAPAPSQRAALQLPLANDGGSRSSSSESSPQHHPYPSRPRHMLTLPTPPYGLQKSLENAEIDQKLQEIMKQTGYLKIDGQRYPAEVTDLISEGEIGSGTCGQVFKVRFKKTGHVIAVKQMRRTGNKDENKRILMDLDVVLKSHDCPYIIQCYGAIVTNTDVFIAMELMGTCAEKLKKRIQGPIPERILGKMTVAIVKALLYLKEKHGVIHRDVKPSNILLDAKGQIKLCDFGISGRLVDSKAKTRSAGCAAYMAPERIDPPDPTKPDYDIRADVWSLGISLVELATGQFPYKNCKTDFEVLTKVLQEDPPLLPLGMGFSLDFQSFVKDCLTKDHRKRPKYHTLLEHNFIRRYEVLEVDVAGWFQTVMDRTESPRSSQCYSHQHQLHSLFIDGPQPKPARCADSNLPHPDTHQTKSLLDTEN, from the exons TCATCGTGATCCAGCTCAGTCCTGCTCCAGCCCCTTCCCAGCGTGCAG cgCTCCAGCTGCCGCTGGCCAATGATGGAGGCAGCCGTTCATCATCTTCAGAGAGCTCCCCTCAGCACCACCCCTACCCCAGCCGTCCGCGACACATGCTCACCCTGCCCACACCTCCGTACGGCCTGCAGAAGAGCTTAGAGAA TGCAGAGATCGACCAGAAATTGCAGGAGATTATGAAACAGACGGGTTACCTGAAGATCGATGGTCAG CGGTATCCAGCGGAGGTGACGGACCTGATCAGTGAGGGGGAGATCGGCAGCGGGACCTGTGGACAGGTCTTTAAAGTACGATTCAAGAAGACTGGCCATGTCATCGCTGTCAAA cAAATGCGTCGTACAGGAAACAAGGATGAGAACAAGAGGATCCTGATGGACCTGGATGTGGTGCTGAAGAGTCATGACTGCCCTTACATCATCCAGTGCTACGGCGCCATAGTTACCAAC ACGGATGTATTCATTGCCATGGAGCTGATGGGAACGTGTGCTGAGAAGCTGAAGAAGAGAATCCAGGGCCCCATCCCAGAGCGAATCCTTGGAAAGATGACAGTGGCA ATAGTGAAGGCGTTGCTGTACCTGAAAGAGAAACACGGTGTCATCCACCGAGACGTCAAACCCTCCAACATCCTCCTGGACGCTAAAGGTCAGATCAAACTGTGCGACTTCGGCATCAGCGGACGCCTCGTTGACTCCAAGGCCAAGACCCGCAGCGCCGGTTGTGCTGCTTACATGGCG CCTGAGAGGATAGACCCTCCAGATCCCACCAAACCTGACTATGACATCCGAGCAGACGTGTGGAGCCTTGGCATCTCTCTG GTGGAGCTGGCCACGGGACAGTTTCCCTACAAGAACTGCAAGACAGACTTTGAGGttctgaccaaagtgctgcaGGAAGATCCTCCTCTGCTGCCCCTCGGCATGGGTTTCTCCCTGGACTTCCAGTCCTTCGTCAAAGACTG CCTCACAAAGGATCACAGAAAAAGGCCAAAATACCACACGCTGCTG GAGCATAATTTCATCCGCCGTTACGAGGTGTTGGAGGTGGACGTGGCCGGTTGGTTCCAGACGGTGATGGATCGCACCGAGTCGCCTCGCAGCAGCCAGTGTTACAGCCATCAGCACCAGCTCCACTCGCTCTTCA ttgACGGGCCACAGCCAAAGCCTGCTAGATGTGCAGACTCAAACCTCCCACACCCCGACACGCACCAAACCAAATCACTGCTAGACACGGAGAACTGA
- the map2k7 gene encoding dual specificity mitogen-activated protein kinase kinase 7 isoform X2, with the protein MSSLEQRLSRIEEKLKQENEDARRRIDLNIDMSPQRPRPRPTLQLPLANDGGSRSSSSESSPQHHPYPSRPRHMLTLPTPPYGLQKSLENAEIDQKLQEIMKQTGYLKIDGQRYPAEVTDLISEGEIGSGTCGQVFKVRFKKTGHVIAVKQMRRTGNKDENKRILMDLDVVLKSHDCPYIIQCYGAIVTNTDVFIAMELMGTCAEKLKKRIQGPIPERILGKMTVAIVKALLYLKEKHGVIHRDVKPSNILLDAKGQIKLCDFGISGRLVDSKAKTRSAGCAAYMAPERIDPPDPTKPDYDIRADVWSLGISLVELATGQFPYKNCKTDFEVLTKVLQEDPPLLPLGMGFSLDFQSFVKDCLTKDHRKRPKYHTLLEHNFIRRYEVLEVDVAGWFQTVMDRTESPRSSQCYSHQHQLHSLFSR; encoded by the exons cgCTCCAGCTGCCGCTGGCCAATGATGGAGGCAGCCGTTCATCATCTTCAGAGAGCTCCCCTCAGCACCACCCCTACCCCAGCCGTCCGCGACACATGCTCACCCTGCCCACACCTCCGTACGGCCTGCAGAAGAGCTTAGAGAA TGCAGAGATCGACCAGAAATTGCAGGAGATTATGAAACAGACGGGTTACCTGAAGATCGATGGTCAG CGGTATCCAGCGGAGGTGACGGACCTGATCAGTGAGGGGGAGATCGGCAGCGGGACCTGTGGACAGGTCTTTAAAGTACGATTCAAGAAGACTGGCCATGTCATCGCTGTCAAA cAAATGCGTCGTACAGGAAACAAGGATGAGAACAAGAGGATCCTGATGGACCTGGATGTGGTGCTGAAGAGTCATGACTGCCCTTACATCATCCAGTGCTACGGCGCCATAGTTACCAAC ACGGATGTATTCATTGCCATGGAGCTGATGGGAACGTGTGCTGAGAAGCTGAAGAAGAGAATCCAGGGCCCCATCCCAGAGCGAATCCTTGGAAAGATGACAGTGGCA ATAGTGAAGGCGTTGCTGTACCTGAAAGAGAAACACGGTGTCATCCACCGAGACGTCAAACCCTCCAACATCCTCCTGGACGCTAAAGGTCAGATCAAACTGTGCGACTTCGGCATCAGCGGACGCCTCGTTGACTCCAAGGCCAAGACCCGCAGCGCCGGTTGTGCTGCTTACATGGCG CCTGAGAGGATAGACCCTCCAGATCCCACCAAACCTGACTATGACATCCGAGCAGACGTGTGGAGCCTTGGCATCTCTCTG GTGGAGCTGGCCACGGGACAGTTTCCCTACAAGAACTGCAAGACAGACTTTGAGGttctgaccaaagtgctgcaGGAAGATCCTCCTCTGCTGCCCCTCGGCATGGGTTTCTCCCTGGACTTCCAGTCCTTCGTCAAAGACTG CCTCACAAAGGATCACAGAAAAAGGCCAAAATACCACACGCTGCTG GAGCATAATTTCATCCGCCGTTACGAGGTGTTGGAGGTGGACGTGGCCGGTTGGTTCCAGACGGTGATGGATCGCACCGAGTCGCCTCGCAGCAGCCAGTGTTACAGCCATCAGCACCAGCTCCACTCGCTCTTCAGTAGGTAG
- the map2k7 gene encoding dual specificity mitogen-activated protein kinase kinase 7 isoform X1, with the protein MSSLEQRLSRIEEKLKQENEDARRRIDLNIDMSPQRPRPRPIIVIQLSPAPAPSQRAALQLPLANDGGSRSSSSESSPQHHPYPSRPRHMLTLPTPPYGLQKSLENAEIDQKLQEIMKQTGYLKIDGQRYPAEVTDLISEGEIGSGTCGQVFKVRFKKTGHVIAVKQMRRTGNKDENKRILMDLDVVLKSHDCPYIIQCYGAIVTNTDVFIAMELMGTCAEKLKKRIQGPIPERILGKMTVAIVKALLYLKEKHGVIHRDVKPSNILLDAKGQIKLCDFGISGRLVDSKAKTRSAGCAAYMAPERIDPPDPTKPDYDIRADVWSLGISLVELATGQFPYKNCKTDFEVLTKVLQEDPPLLPLGMGFSLDFQSFVKDCLTKDHRKRPKYHTLLEHNFIRRYEVLEVDVAGWFQTVMDRTESPRSSQCYSHQHQLHSLFSR; encoded by the exons TCATCGTGATCCAGCTCAGTCCTGCTCCAGCCCCTTCCCAGCGTGCAG cgCTCCAGCTGCCGCTGGCCAATGATGGAGGCAGCCGTTCATCATCTTCAGAGAGCTCCCCTCAGCACCACCCCTACCCCAGCCGTCCGCGACACATGCTCACCCTGCCCACACCTCCGTACGGCCTGCAGAAGAGCTTAGAGAA TGCAGAGATCGACCAGAAATTGCAGGAGATTATGAAACAGACGGGTTACCTGAAGATCGATGGTCAG CGGTATCCAGCGGAGGTGACGGACCTGATCAGTGAGGGGGAGATCGGCAGCGGGACCTGTGGACAGGTCTTTAAAGTACGATTCAAGAAGACTGGCCATGTCATCGCTGTCAAA cAAATGCGTCGTACAGGAAACAAGGATGAGAACAAGAGGATCCTGATGGACCTGGATGTGGTGCTGAAGAGTCATGACTGCCCTTACATCATCCAGTGCTACGGCGCCATAGTTACCAAC ACGGATGTATTCATTGCCATGGAGCTGATGGGAACGTGTGCTGAGAAGCTGAAGAAGAGAATCCAGGGCCCCATCCCAGAGCGAATCCTTGGAAAGATGACAGTGGCA ATAGTGAAGGCGTTGCTGTACCTGAAAGAGAAACACGGTGTCATCCACCGAGACGTCAAACCCTCCAACATCCTCCTGGACGCTAAAGGTCAGATCAAACTGTGCGACTTCGGCATCAGCGGACGCCTCGTTGACTCCAAGGCCAAGACCCGCAGCGCCGGTTGTGCTGCTTACATGGCG CCTGAGAGGATAGACCCTCCAGATCCCACCAAACCTGACTATGACATCCGAGCAGACGTGTGGAGCCTTGGCATCTCTCTG GTGGAGCTGGCCACGGGACAGTTTCCCTACAAGAACTGCAAGACAGACTTTGAGGttctgaccaaagtgctgcaGGAAGATCCTCCTCTGCTGCCCCTCGGCATGGGTTTCTCCCTGGACTTCCAGTCCTTCGTCAAAGACTG CCTCACAAAGGATCACAGAAAAAGGCCAAAATACCACACGCTGCTG GAGCATAATTTCATCCGCCGTTACGAGGTGTTGGAGGTGGACGTGGCCGGTTGGTTCCAGACGGTGATGGATCGCACCGAGTCGCCTCGCAGCAGCCAGTGTTACAGCCATCAGCACCAGCTCCACTCGCTCTTCAGTAGGTAG